One Eriocheir sinensis breed Jianghai 21 chromosome 32, ASM2467909v1, whole genome shotgun sequence genomic region harbors:
- the LOC127006315 gene encoding translation initiation factor eIF-2B subunit epsilon-like: MAPQADIHEEVTLQAVILAECEQDYGDPVTQDVPKVLVPLANTPLLAYSLDWLERCGVDEAIVYCRADRHLDAIKSHCRAFMGRREDTPNTTTTTTTNVGGGGGGLQVSVVASEDCRSVGDAMRDLYAKSLLKGDFILMQGDCVTTLDLPTLVAQHRESRALDKSAIMTCVYINGTYGGGGGGGGVERATTASLMVSASSAKLLQHRRRSHVPGRKLSVPTEFLQGHSDILLYPAAHDPSITICSEVVPSLFSDNFDYGTLDSLVRGVIEQEELLGYTIKCRVLPGGAGRGYAARAATLPTFVKMSGDVVRRRTHPLVPEVSLISHRVRYTHDPYTNTYWDPSAKFPKGSGVRNAVVGAGTEVSASVSLCDCVLGDHCSLGEDVRVTDAVVMGHVTVKAGCVLEHCWVGERAVLGEGVSVPHGCVLGAGVVLGPGVKLSPGTRLAAHPPPDEFGDPGAVAEPDPNICGKGGRAFIVHQEEEEEEEEEEEEEEEEEDGGGGGGGGLGEMSGDESEEMEMSDEEEHHRNEFRREVEESLTTALRDGSAAENVVLEINASRHAYNITMEDVLTTVMQGVLKAGQGRGGAAEGSWAGVKGALGTFKEVLANYTKKGRDQLLVLNAVEELAASTPAFLPLVNRILFELTQTYEILADEVVVHWYRGGGGGTAAFPALKDQLAKFIKWLEEEEEEEEESDDEED; encoded by the exons ATGGCGCCACAGGCAGACATACACGAGGAGGTGACCCTTCAGGCGGTCATCCTCGCCGAGTGTGAGCAGGACTATGGCGACCCCGTGACCCAGGACGTGCCCAAG GTCCTAGTCCCCCTGGCCAACACCCCCCTGCTGGCGTACTCCCTGGACTGGCTGGAGCGCTGCGGAGTGGACGAGGCCATTGTGTATTGCCGAGCAGACCGCCACCTGGATGCTATCAAGTCGCATTGCAG GGCATTCATGGGGCGACGCGAAGAcaccccaaacaccaccaccaccaccaccactaacgtcgggggcggcggtggggggcTGCAGGTGAGCGTGGTGGCCTCGGAGGACTGCCGATCGGTGGGGGACGCCATGCGGGACCTCTACGCTAAGTCCTTGCTGAAGGGGGACTTTATCCTCATGCAGGGTGACTGTGTGACCACCCTGGACCTGCCGACTCTGGTGGCGCAGCATAg AGAGAGCCGGGCATTAGACAAGAGTGCCATTATGACCTGTGTGTATATAAATGGTACctacggtggtggcggtggtggtggtggtgttgagagggccaccacagcttccctcatggtctccgcctcctccgccaaGCTCCTCCAGCACCGCCGACGCAGCCATGTCCCGGGCCGCAAGCTGTCGGTGCCTACg GAGTTCCTTCAGGGCCACTCGGACATCCTGCTGTACCCTGCTGCGCACGACCCCAGCATCACCATCTGCTCCGAGGTTGTTCCGTCGCTCTTCTCAGATAACTTCGACTATGGCACCCTCGACAGCCTGGTCAGGGGGGTGATCGAGCAAGAGGAGCTGCTGGGATATACCATCAAGTGTAGGGTGCTGCCAGGAGGGGCCGGAAGGGGGTATGCCGCCCGCGCTGCCACCCTGCCCACCTTTGTTAAGATGAG CGGTGATGTGGTGCGGCGGAGGACTCACCCGCTGGTCCCTGAGGTCAGCCTGATCAGCCACCGCGTCCGCTACACCCATGACCCATACACCAACACCTACTGGGATCCTTCCGCTAAGTTCCCCAA AGGCAGCGGGGTGCGGAACGCTGTGGTGGGTGCTGGGACGGAGGTCAGCGCCAGCGTGAGCCTCTGTGATTGTGTGCTGGGTGACCACTGCAGCCTGGGGGAGGATGTGCGGGTGACGGATGCAGTGGTGATGGGGCATGTGACGGTCAAG gcTGGGTGTGTGCTGGAGCATTGCTGGGTGGGGGAGCGGGCAGtgctgggggagggggtgagCGTGCCCCACGGGTGTGTGCTCGGGGCGGGGGTGGTCCTCGGCCCCGGTGTCAAGCTCTCCCCCGGCACCCGACTGGCCGCTCACCCGCCACCCGACGAGTTTGGCGACCCCGGGGCTGTTGCGG AACCCGACCCAAACAtctgtgggaagggaggaagggcctTCATCGTGcaccaggaagaagaggaagaggaggaggaggaagaggaagaagaggaggaggaggaggatggtggaggaggaggtggaggaggccttggggagatgagtggagatgagagcGAGGAGATGGAGATGAGTGATGAAGAGGAACATCACAGAAATG AGTTCCgtcgggaggtggaggagagcctGACCACGGCGCTGCGGGATGGCTCAGCGGCGGAGAATGTGGTGCTGGAGATCAACGCGTCCAGACATGCTTACAACATCACCATGGAGGATGTGCTCACTACTGTTatgcag GGCGTGCTGAAGGcggggcaggggcggggcggggcggcggaggGGTCCTgggcgggggtgaagggggcgCTAGGGACCTTCAAGGAGGTGCTCGCAAACTACACCAAGAAGGGGCGAGACCAGCTGCTTGTGCTTAATGctgtggag GAGCTAGCGGCCTCCACCCCAGCCTTCCTGCCGCTGGTGAACCGTATTTTGTTCGAGCTTACGCAGACTTACGAGATCCTGGCCGACGAGGTGGTGGTGCATTGGTAcagggggggcggcgggggcacaGCAGCCTTCCCCGCCCTCAAGGAccag ctggccAAGTTCATCAAgtggttggaggaggaagaggaggaggaggaggaaagcgatgATGAAGAGGACTGA